From Shewanella psychrophila, a single genomic window includes:
- the mshL gene encoding pilus (MSHA type) biogenesis protein MshL, producing MNALKIITPLLTLLLVACQTTDRPDPVAAKEALAESVQTASNKLATPPPAKMPESIQKELASAELLAGLTPNRSAERRFDVSAHDVEAKIFFPSLVQGTPLSVAVHPDVSGNISLSLKGVTLSEALQVVEDIYGYEVSRMGRVLRIYPAGMRTETFPLNYLYMERHGLSLTSVNSGRISDNNNNSSSGSNNSNNSSSNSNNNSSNDSGSNSSNDTTNGTFIRSTTKSDFWGELKETLVSIVGNTGGGRQVVVTPQAGLVTVRAYPNELRQVRTFLQTAETHLQRQVIIEAKILEVTLSDGYQQGIHWENVLGHVGDTDIKFDTSSGGSGLSDQITGVIGGVTSLKFSGTDFSAMISLLDTQGDVDVLSSPRVTASNNQKAVIKVGTDEYFVTDVSSTTVAGTTPVTTPEVELTPFFSGIALDVTPQIDGEGNVLLHIHPSVIDINEQTKTIKISNSTLELPLAQSDIRESDTVIRARSGDVVVIGGLMKSENIELVSKVPVLGDIPLIGELFTNRARSLKKTELVILLKPTVVGADTWKEELERSKALLDRWYPEEQDKTEQGQ from the coding sequence ATGAATGCGCTAAAAATTATAACGCCTCTGTTAACTCTCTTGTTGGTTGCGTGTCAAACCACTGACAGACCAGATCCTGTGGCGGCTAAAGAGGCTTTGGCTGAGTCGGTACAAACGGCATCTAACAAGCTGGCCACGCCTCCTCCGGCGAAAATGCCTGAGTCTATTCAGAAGGAACTGGCTTCTGCCGAGTTACTTGCCGGGTTAACACCGAACCGGAGTGCCGAGCGTCGTTTCGATGTATCAGCTCATGACGTTGAAGCTAAGATATTTTTCCCAAGTCTGGTACAAGGCACGCCCTTGAGTGTTGCCGTACATCCTGATGTGAGCGGCAATATATCTTTGTCGTTAAAAGGGGTCACATTGAGTGAAGCGCTTCAAGTTGTTGAAGACATCTATGGATATGAAGTGAGCCGCATGGGAAGAGTTTTACGTATCTATCCTGCTGGTATGCGCACAGAGACATTTCCATTGAATTACCTTTACATGGAGCGCCATGGTTTGTCTCTGACCTCGGTGAATTCGGGTCGTATTTCAGACAATAACAACAATTCGAGTTCGGGGAGTAACAATAGCAATAACAGCAGCAGTAACAGTAACAATAACTCGTCTAATGACTCTGGTTCGAATAGTAGCAATGACACAACTAACGGCACCTTCATTCGTTCGACAACTAAGAGTGATTTCTGGGGAGAGCTGAAAGAGACGCTAGTTTCTATTGTTGGCAATACAGGCGGTGGACGTCAGGTCGTTGTAACTCCCCAAGCAGGATTAGTGACTGTTCGTGCATATCCAAATGAGTTGAGGCAGGTAAGAACCTTCTTACAGACTGCTGAGACTCACCTACAGCGACAGGTGATCATAGAAGCTAAAATCTTGGAAGTCACCTTGTCTGATGGCTATCAGCAAGGGATCCATTGGGAAAATGTTTTAGGCCATGTTGGTGATACTGATATTAAATTCGATACATCCTCTGGTGGAAGTGGTTTATCGGATCAGATCACCGGCGTGATAGGTGGGGTGACTTCACTCAAGTTTTCGGGGACCGATTTCAGTGCCATGATCAGCTTGCTCGATACTCAAGGTGATGTAGATGTGCTATCGAGTCCACGTGTCACTGCATCTAATAACCAAAAGGCCGTTATTAAGGTAGGTACCGATGAGTACTTCGTGACAGATGTATCGTCGACAACTGTTGCTGGTACTACGCCTGTGACGACGCCTGAAGTTGAATTGACTCCTTTTTTCTCCGGTATCGCCTTAGATGTAACACCTCAAATTGATGGTGAGGGTAACGTATTACTGCATATTCACCCATCGGTTATTGATATCAATGAGCAGACTAAAACCATTAAAATCTCTAATAGTACCTTGGAGTTACCTTTAGCACAGAGTGATATTCGTGAATCGGATACGGTTATCAGGGCAAGAAGTGGTGATGTGGTGGTGATTGGTGGTCTTATGAAGAGTGAGAACATCGAATTGGTCTCTAAGGTTCCAGTGCTTGGCGATATCCCTCTGATTGGCGAGCTCTTTACTAACCGGGCTAGGTCACTGAAGAAAACGGAATTAGTTATTTTACTGAAACCTACCGTAGTGGGTGCAGATACCTGGAAGGAGGAGTTAGAGCGCTCTAAAGCCTTGTTAGACCGTTGGTATCCTGAAGAGCAAGATAAAACAGAACAAGGGCAGTAA
- a CDS encoding PilN domain-containing protein, with translation MTLKTRVNLYSLALLPPVQRLSFKRLTQALFFMFVLFTMASITSYVLVSGLEADKAKLVKKKSSLDKQKKSLEVAIAKRAPDAKLVDQVELLTQQVELKQMLIGELSQREALTSHGYSMLFKDLARVANSDIWLNRIRVENNEFIFEGFSSAPNSVPLWVERLKSTETLKGHAFAAMAMSRGEDKPLAFTLTSKAETEEGK, from the coding sequence ATGACTTTGAAAACGAGAGTCAATCTGTATTCACTTGCCTTGTTGCCTCCGGTGCAAAGGCTCAGCTTTAAGCGTCTTACTCAGGCATTATTTTTTATGTTTGTCTTGTTTACGATGGCTAGTATCACGAGCTACGTTTTAGTTTCTGGACTTGAGGCCGATAAGGCCAAGTTGGTTAAGAAAAAATCTAGCTTAGACAAGCAGAAAAAATCTCTCGAAGTGGCGATTGCAAAACGTGCCCCCGATGCCAAACTCGTGGATCAAGTAGAGCTTCTCACTCAACAAGTTGAGCTTAAACAGATGCTCATAGGTGAGCTGAGTCAGCGAGAAGCGCTCACGAGCCATGGATACTCTATGTTATTTAAAGATCTCGCACGTGTTGCCAATAGCGATATCTGGCTCAACCGAATCAGAGTTGAAAATAATGAATTCATCTTCGAGGGTTTTAGCTCTGCGCCCAATAGTGTTCCTCTGTGGGTTGAACGCCTCAAGTCGACAGAAACCCTAAAAGGTCACGCATTTGCGGCGATGGCAATGAGTCGGGGTGAGGATAAGCCCTTAGCATTTACCTTGACCAGCAAGGCGGAAACCGAGGAGGGCAAGTGA
- a CDS encoding MSHA biogenesis protein MshJ: MKQKWNEWAARFDALTQRERVMVASATVIVIGMLCYLPLESLLLEHQSLARQNKAIASENNISLQQIELYQQRLAQNPNDEYNNRLNVLKRQDADLDDQLSFQMVDMVPANHMPALLSELLGKVTGITLHEFKSIAPTPLLAVGDDKKMNLYSHGIRLNLEGDYFSVLKFIEAVEGMPSKLYWKEIDYKVDEYPVANVVLELYTLSINKDFISVATQG; this comes from the coding sequence GTGAAGCAAAAATGGAATGAATGGGCCGCTCGATTCGATGCACTGACCCAAAGAGAAAGAGTCATGGTGGCGAGCGCGACCGTGATTGTGATAGGTATGCTGTGCTACCTCCCGCTGGAGTCATTATTGTTAGAGCATCAGTCTCTCGCTAGGCAGAATAAAGCTATCGCTAGCGAGAATAATATTTCATTACAGCAGATTGAACTGTATCAGCAGCGATTAGCGCAAAATCCTAATGATGAATATAACAACCGTTTGAATGTATTGAAGCGGCAAGATGCTGACTTAGATGATCAGCTATCTTTCCAGATGGTGGATATGGTTCCCGCTAATCATATGCCTGCTCTATTGAGTGAATTGCTGGGGAAAGTTACCGGTATCACACTACATGAATTCAAATCAATCGCACCAACTCCCTTACTCGCTGTCGGTGATGACAAGAAGATGAATCTATACAGTCATGGGATCCGTTTGAATCTGGAAGGAGATTACTTTTCGGTACTAAAGTTTATCGAAGCCGTAGAGGGGATGCCCAGCAAGCTGTATTGGAAAGAAATAGATTATAAGGTCGATGAGTATCCCGTAGCGAATGTCGTGCTGGAACTCTACACCTTAAGCATAAATAAGGACTTTATCAGTGTCGCCACTCAAGGTTAG
- a CDS encoding MSHA biogenesis protein MshK: MSPLKVSSLVALLMLLVTSAQAETLRDPTRPGYGAQVMASAASSQSSDLVLNSVIKSGSASRAVINNKIFEVGDRVQGVRITAIEINSVSLSDGRKLTMYQAITESKGN; this comes from the coding sequence GTGTCGCCACTCAAGGTTAGCTCGCTCGTTGCATTGCTGATGCTGCTTGTTACTAGCGCTCAGGCTGAGACATTAAGGGATCCGACAAGGCCTGGTTATGGCGCTCAGGTCATGGCGTCTGCAGCGTCGAGTCAAAGCAGTGACTTGGTACTCAATAGCGTGATTAAATCGGGATCGGCATCCCGCGCTGTGATTAATAATAAAATCTTCGAAGTTGGGGACCGGGTGCAAGGTGTACGCATCACTGCTATCGAGATTAATTCAGTTTCGTTATCAGATGGGCGTAAGTTAACCATGTACCAAGCGATAACAGAGTCAAAGGGAAATTAA
- a CDS encoding MSHA biogenesis protein MshI encodes MEKSLLSKLPFWQNKHSKLELGIYVCPDKLVVYQAKLPDATSSIETKSHVDESVETENITHEFAFNGSNWSGVFASIAKQFKPAKLHITLSSSFYQLLIVDKPNVEADEMAQALLWSVKDMVTQGVSDIHIDYFDSPLANSAKLSVVVADKAKLSAMVLAAQEHHMQVLGISIEEMAVTSLFEKDNQARLVLCHAPEQELLLTVVKQGQLYMQRRVRGFNKLDTVSADELAMGMADSLSLELQRSMDYFESQLRQAPVVSIELLINGQVDKLAELVSANFDQKVNAIAVDTVEAKIALLTCGEFHRIDSTESGVQR; translated from the coding sequence ATGGAAAAGAGTCTTTTAAGTAAATTGCCCTTCTGGCAAAACAAGCATTCGAAACTCGAGCTTGGCATCTACGTTTGTCCGGATAAGCTTGTTGTGTACCAAGCTAAGCTCCCTGATGCCACATCGTCTATCGAAACTAAATCTCATGTCGACGAGAGTGTTGAAACCGAAAACATCACCCACGAGTTTGCGTTTAATGGTTCAAATTGGTCAGGTGTATTCGCTTCGATAGCTAAACAATTCAAACCTGCAAAGCTGCATATCACCCTGAGTTCTTCATTTTATCAATTGTTAATTGTCGACAAACCTAATGTGGAAGCCGATGAGATGGCTCAGGCATTACTCTGGTCAGTCAAAGATATGGTGACCCAAGGGGTAAGTGATATCCATATCGATTACTTTGATTCACCTCTAGCAAATAGTGCTAAATTGAGTGTTGTTGTTGCCGACAAGGCGAAGTTATCCGCTATGGTCTTGGCGGCTCAAGAGCATCATATGCAAGTTTTGGGGATCAGCATCGAAGAGATGGCTGTGACCAGCCTCTTTGAAAAAGATAATCAAGCTAGATTGGTCTTGTGTCATGCCCCTGAGCAGGAATTACTGCTTACCGTAGTAAAGCAAGGCCAACTTTATATGCAGCGACGCGTGCGGGGCTTTAACAAGCTAGATACCGTTAGCGCCGATGAACTAGCCATGGGAATGGCCGATAGCTTGAGTCTAGAACTACAGCGCTCAATGGATTATTTCGAGAGCCAACTACGTCAAGCGCCTGTGGTTTCGATTGAATTATTGATTAATGGTCAAGTCGATAAACTCGCGGAGTTAGTCAGTGCAAACTTCGATCAGAAGGTCAATGCGATTGCTGTTGATACTGTTGAGGCTAAGATAGCCCTGCTGACCTGTGGTGAATTTCACCGTATCGATTCAACAGAATCAGGAGTGCAGAGATGA
- the csrD gene encoding RNase E specificity factor CsrD: MKLTRLLTNKLTSFWLLSLAAVAFIFLLVALVSFTQLTYKFQQQKVTELESMLIHHYEHESNKSLSTWLPSILTAYNTVSLTLSAEGKTLYQYGAGKSGAGMITYERLLIKPDKLTFVITLPQPFKMYSLSWYEFSILVIGLLSISVFVFLGHRWLSMQLQGIEDLAVRSKLILENEYDKALAERGDGRPRMINRALTHLLLELDDAEKQRARFDQFIRSNTFLDPETGIGNRLFLKNRLDALSNDKGMMAPGVLFLLEMEDMDLLQQEFGDDSIDEMLHQTISDINQILDSQANSIFSRRSFNQFAIVVPQISLKDVEKLAAKLLKVCLSQNVPETENSEDFFHIGAAYFKVGDSKEQLLDESERALRAAQFQGTSGWFMYDKGAVDEELAKGSVRWRSFLEYALVNRRLVVFSQPVVDSDMETHHLEISSRIRDNKNNLIRATLYIPMAIKCGLTPQFERQVIETVLFDLLSDPKDKTTKFSINLSLDTLMSRAFIRWLKTTLLEYRHLTPRLIFEINEDIVVHHKEQLKPRLDMIKKMGASLCVDRVGQQVVSTEYIKECHFDLIKLHRSIVTQIHLRQENQLFVRSLIGVLYRTDVQVFAEGIESFEEWQTLKILGVSAGQGNLFSEPVEEI, translated from the coding sequence ATTCATCATTATGAGCATGAGAGCAACAAATCACTGTCTACTTGGCTTCCCTCCATCTTAACTGCATATAACACGGTAAGTTTGACCTTGAGCGCTGAAGGTAAAACACTCTACCAGTACGGAGCTGGTAAATCCGGGGCTGGCATGATCACCTATGAGAGGTTGCTGATTAAGCCTGATAAACTTACCTTTGTGATCACCTTACCTCAGCCATTTAAGATGTATTCACTTTCTTGGTATGAATTCTCTATCTTAGTGATTGGCTTACTCTCTATCTCTGTGTTTGTTTTCTTAGGCCATAGATGGTTATCGATGCAGCTACAGGGAATCGAAGATCTGGCGGTGCGCAGTAAACTTATTTTAGAGAATGAATATGATAAAGCTTTAGCCGAGAGAGGGGACGGCAGGCCGAGAATGATAAATCGTGCCCTGACACATCTACTGCTAGAACTCGATGATGCGGAGAAGCAGAGAGCCAGATTCGATCAATTTATCCGCTCCAATACGTTTTTGGATCCAGAAACTGGGATAGGGAACCGCTTATTTCTTAAGAATCGTCTCGACGCATTGAGTAATGATAAAGGTATGATGGCTCCTGGCGTGCTGTTTTTACTTGAGATGGAAGATATGGATCTACTGCAGCAAGAGTTTGGGGATGACTCCATAGATGAGATGCTGCATCAGACGATTAGCGATATTAATCAGATTTTGGACAGTCAGGCTAACAGTATTTTTTCTCGTCGTTCTTTCAATCAGTTCGCCATTGTTGTTCCTCAAATCTCCTTAAAAGATGTTGAAAAGCTAGCCGCAAAATTGCTCAAAGTCTGCTTAAGTCAAAACGTCCCAGAGACAGAAAATAGTGAAGATTTTTTTCATATCGGTGCGGCTTATTTCAAAGTAGGTGACAGCAAGGAGCAGTTGCTCGACGAGTCAGAGAGAGCCCTTAGGGCAGCTCAATTTCAGGGAACCAGTGGCTGGTTTATGTATGACAAGGGTGCCGTGGACGAAGAGTTGGCAAAGGGGTCGGTTAGATGGCGCAGTTTTCTCGAGTATGCCCTGGTCAATCGACGTTTAGTCGTCTTCTCCCAGCCAGTGGTCGACAGTGATATGGAAACTCATCACTTGGAGATTTCTAGTCGAATACGTGACAACAAAAACAACCTGATTAGAGCTACACTCTATATCCCTATGGCGATAAAATGTGGTTTGACACCTCAATTCGAGCGTCAGGTCATCGAGACTGTACTGTTCGACCTCCTATCAGACCCTAAGGATAAAACCACCAAGTTCAGCATCAACCTGAGTTTAGATACCTTGATGAGTCGGGCATTTATCCGTTGGCTGAAAACGACCCTGTTAGAGTATCGACACCTCACTCCTAGACTGATCTTCGAAATCAATGAGGACATAGTTGTGCATCATAAAGAGCAGTTAAAACCCAGACTGGATATGATTAAGAAAATGGGCGCTAGTCTATGTGTTGACCGTGTGGGGCAGCAGGTAGTCAGTACTGAATATATCAAAGAGTGTCATTTCGATCTGATAAAACTTCATCGTTCAATTGTGACTCAAATACACCTTCGTCAAGAAAATCAGCTGTTTGTACGTAGTCTTATCGGTGTTCTATATAGAACGGATGTTCAGGTTTTTGCCGAGGGGATAGAATCTTTCGAGGAGTGGCAGACCCTGAAGATTTTAGGTGTCAGTGCGGGTCAGGGAAACTTGTTTAGCGAGCCGGTTGAGGAAATATAG